DNA sequence from the Bombus huntii isolate Logan2020A chromosome 16, iyBomHunt1.1, whole genome shotgun sequence genome:
TTTATTTCCGGCAAGGCTTTCTTTACTAAGATGTTGATGTGATTCTGCAAGGCACTCGACTTCGGCAAATCTTGCATTCAGGCTCATCGCAGGATGATTAGGATCCTGCGTTAAGTTCAGGTACGCGGCTCTTCTCAATTGTTCTTCTATTACTAATGCCTGTTCCAACAGTTTGAAACGTCGAGCTAggaatttgttttttatttctaaaaagTTACCCTTGCCCACGTCCATCTTAAATGGTTCATTTATTATTGCAAACCtgcaaaataatattaaaataacacGTTTATAGTAAGCATATATTTTCCTattattgtttatttgttaCCTAATATCATTTTGGATATCCTGCCAACGACCATAGCCATGTGTAACAATGCCGGCCAGTAACCAATAGTCATGTCTTCTATGCCAGATTTCGTATTCACGGCCAGGTACTGCAGCTTTCTCTTCATTTAACCATAATGTGTGTAATTCAGTGAAACCACCATCAGCTATGTTGAACATGAATTTGCGCTTGGGCTTTATCGTTTCTGAATCACAGTCCTTTATGTCCTTATCTTTATTATCTTTCTCctgtaatattaatattctcAATGTAATATTAGAAATCttattaattgtttcaaataaattatactGATTTAACATCGAACTAGCAAGTACCTCTCGcttttctgtttcttcttcATCGTCTTTAACGATAACTACATCTTCCTCGGAATCTTGTTTTGTTTTGCTTTCGGAGTTGTCTACTTTTTCGTCGTGTTTCGTCACTAATTTTTCGTCTGTAGCATCTACTTTATCCTTCTCTTTATCCTGTGTTTCTCCCTCTGtatccttctcttctttcttgaTGTCCTCCTTGTCTTTATCTTTTTCCGCATtattctcttcctcttctttagATTCTTTTGATTCCTCCACATCCTTCGCATCAACACTCTGTAAAATAATTCTTCCTTTACTACAAATTCATTTGGAATTATTTAAGTTTTTACGATCGACTATACTAACTTCTTTGTCCTTGGGTACTTCTTtacattcttttacttcaGACGTGTCTGAATTTGACTTGTTGGAGTCAGTATTCGCACTTCCAGGAATAGCAGTTGGCGTTGGAGTTGCAGCAGGACTCGGGCTAGGTGCATTAGAAGTAGCTGGTGTTGCACTGGTACTGCTAGTTCCAGTTGCTCCTTCTCCACCACCTTCTATTTTCACAGGTTCTACCGGTTTGCGAATCATTTCTGGCATCGAGTAATATCCGTTTATGTGTTCGAATTCTTGCACCTATTACATAAAACAAAACATTAttagaagaaaggaaaagaagaaaataaaaaatcaactGAAGAGTGTTTTACCTTTTTCCTTATTAAAGACATTACACCAATTCTTGTTAAAACGTGTTGTCTGCTAAGACCTTCTCTCGGGACACCATCGGCAAATGTTTCGGCATTATCTGCACCAGGTTCACACAAATGTCGCATGAAAAGGGAAACGTAGGCCTTGAAATTCTTCTCCGACTTGCCTCTCAGGTCTCGTACCAACCTGAAATGCGACAATATACTTTAACAGTACTTTAAATTTACTGATTGCGGAATACATTTCGAGCGAGTAACTAACCACTGAGAGTTAAACGCGTCCTGTGGTGGCATACCGTAACGCATAATCGCGTTCAGGAATGCTTTCCTTTGTCTGGCATTGAAGCCTAGTACCTGGATTTAAAAAACCATATTATAGTATATatctttcattaatttttaaatataagatAAATTATGTAAACCTACTTCAATGTTTCCATTAACCCTGGCAAGCAATGGAGGAAGAGGTCGATCCTTTTCGTCTCTCCTCTCTAATCTTCGCCTGCTTCTGCGAGATAACAGGTCACCATCACCCTTTTCATCAAAGTCGTCGTCTTCTTTATCATCGTCACTAGGAGCACTAAAATCACTGTTGTAATCAGAAAGATTCTCCTGCCATGGTTGATCATCCCTTGTACTTTGGTCTCCAGTTACTCCTCCATCATTATAGTTCACTTGCTTACGTATTCGTTTacctaaaaataattattactttgTAATGACAAGAGAGAGACGGAGAGGAGTATTTACAggcaaagaaataaattatatatacctTTTCCAAGTGTTCTGGCAATATCTTCTTGTTGTTGTTCATAATGATGTCTCAATAATTTAATCCAATAAGCTGGATCTGTGTTCTCAGCTTCCTGTTTAATAATCTCAGTGTCTGCTTCTTCTTCCGTTTCACCTTCCTTTGTTACGTACGATGCTACTTTAAACGAACTTAGATACTCGTTGGCCCAGTTTTCTTTCTGTTCGATACCTTCCTTGCTTCTGTCTAACAATTCAGCCACAGCTTTGTCATCATAATGAATGGCTTCATCCTCTTTGCCTTCCTCCTCTTTGAATAATTCCTCAGTACCTAATACGAATTGAAATTATAGACAAGTTCCATAATTTTAAATCCtattttataatctttatTTCAACGACATTACCGAATCGTAAAATGTCGTCAAGTTCTTGTTTACTGAAATTGGCGCCTTTACCACCCATTCCAGGTCTCACAACTAAATGTGTTAACATCATTTTACGCTTCGCCACTTGTGTAACTCGTTCTTCGACAGAGTTGCGAGTTACAAATCTGTAGATCATGACTTTATTAGCTTGACCAATTCTATGTGCTCTACTAAATGCCTGAATGTCATTGTGTGGATTCCAATCGGAATCGTAAATGATCACAGTGTCGGCAGTAGCCAAGTTTATACCCAAACCACCGGCCCGAGTAGAAAGTAGAAAAACAAACTGTTGCGCGCCtggtaaaaaaattgattaattttccGTTGATGATTCGTTAAAGATACAATAAAACTATCTACTCACCAGGTGCATTAAATCTGTCAATGGCTTCCTGTCGTTGAGCACCAGTAATGTTACCGTCTATTCTTTCATACTTATAACCCTCTCCTTCTAAATAATCTTCGAGAATGTCCAACATTTTTGTCATTTGAGAAAAGATTAAGACTCTATGTCCATCATCCCTTAATTTCTTTAACATTTTGCTCAATAGAACCAATTTTCCTGCTGCTTTGATTAATGCAGACGTTTCGTAACTTCCGTTTGGTGCGGTTGGTGCTTCCTGAGACGCGGCTGGAAATAAATAAGGATGGTTGCAGCACTTTTTAAGATCCATCATGATATTCAATAGCGACACTTGTTGACCTCCCCCCTTGGGATTCAGCGCCTCGAAGTTCCTCgtcaatatatatttataatatttcttttgcaTAGGCGATAATTCGACACGGACGATGAATTCTGATTTACTCGGcatattctataaataaagATGATTAGTATAACTCACATATTGAATTTATGAAAAgaagtatataataaatacctTTAATACATCAGCCTTTAATCTCCTCAACATGTGTGGTCCGAGTAGTTCATGCAACTTCTTCACTTGTTCTTCTTTTGAAATATCAGCGAATTCATTTTGGAACGCAGCTAAGTCATTGAATTTATCACGACAGAGGAAATTCAAAAGATGGAACAATTCCTCCAAGTTATTTTGCAGAGGAGTTCCAgttaacaataatttatacgCGATATTATAGGACGCTAATAGTCTAAAAAATTTCGACTGGTTAGATTTGAGTCTATGCGCTTCGTCTACTACTAATACAGCCCAATCTATCGATCCTAAACACGCAGAATCAATTGAGATCAGCTCATAACTGGTAAGAAGTACATTGAACTTAATTTGATTCGATCGGATCTTCGATGCTCGGCCACCACGAACAGCACCCTCTTCGAAAGACAATTCATTCTCACGAATTACGATACGACTGTCCTTGTCACctgaaatatacaaatatattaatataaaatattaattagcaATGAAACAAATCAATAAAcgtattttcattaattaagTTCATATACACGCACGTACCAACGTAAGTAACACAATAAAAATCAGGTGCCCAGGTTTCAAATTCACGTTCCCAGTTAATGATAGTTGATAGAGGAACAGATACAAGGAACGGTCCCTTGCAGTGACCTTCTTTGTATAATGAATACAGAAAGGTGATAGTTTGGATGGTTTTTCCTAGACCCATCTCGTCCGCTAAAATAGTGTCTATACCTTGGCCCCATGAATATCTTAACCAATTCAAACCCtacaaaattatgaaattataaaaagctCATTAAGGAATAAGTAATGTAATGAAGACAAGATATATACTTCTAGCTGATAAGGATGTAACTGCATTCCAGTCTGATCCAGATATTCTGGCTGCCGTTCATACTTTTTCTTTAGATCTGTGGTAGGTTTGTCAGGTGGCGGAGTATACCTCTTAGGCGTTCTTTCTTCGTCGTCGATGAGTTCACGAGTCTTCGATTTCTTGCCTTTACCTGAATATAATGTATGTGTCCATTTCGCAGCTCATAATAAtgattgtaaaaagaaaaaataaattaaccgACTCTTCTCACCCTTCTTGCCCTTGCGGGACGAACTACCATCACAACAGTTTGCAGCTCTGAGATCCAAGTAATATTCGATAGCTTGCTTTAATCCAGGAATATCTTCATGCTCATCTTCCCAAGTTGCCTGATCGTATCCTAATTCCCTCCATTTAACGAGATACGTCGCTCTACCATCTCTTGAAAGCCTATGATTAATTACTCGATGCACTACAAGCCACTCTGGTCGTACTCCGTAACGATAGAATCGTTCCTCTAAATTGTATTCATCCCTATTAGTTGCAACGTCCTGTTcttttaaacgtttcactcGGGAATCGCTTTCGTCTAACGGTTCCTCTAACTTCGGTGGTTCGTCCATATCATATTTTCGTGAATAATTTCTAAAGATCACagtaaaattttaaacaatcaTAAAAAAAGGATTAAGCATATCATTATTGAATAAGTGCCATACCTAAACATGAGAGGAT
Encoded proteins:
- the LOC126874264 gene encoding chromodomain-helicase-DNA-binding protein Mi-2 homolog isoform X5, which encodes MAKYLSVPCRRGTVMENSSFDGEDDIDETGGQVSNVNQQVDGSSDAEESQRLEEDDDYEPEERKKKKGKKRKARSEDKKGKKKKKKKKSDSGDESDFGGGGETGDVAGDDSDYAGNRKSRKSSSRKSSSHNAPAPPSQEPTTGMPTIEEVCNTFGLTDVQIEYTDADFQNLTTYKLFQQHVRPLLAKENPKVPMSKLMMLVAAKWRDFSELNPHTQPDADVSSANVDEDSRNARANRGGAVQEGEDEEDDDEDSDRKRKSRGSRAKKGKKASKVPTLKIKLGKRKRGSSDEEAEGSGVGTDRDSDMEFEQMLADAEEPTGADGTNKGNAEESGVEPPAEPPVRRKAKTKIGNKTKKKKKTKTTSKFPDGEEGLQTDHQDYCEVCQQGGEIILCDTCPRAYHLVCLEPELEETPEGKWSCPHCEGEGIAGAAEDDDEHMEFCRICKDGGELLCCDSCTSAYHTHCLNPPLSEIPDGDWKCPRCSCPPIRGKVAKILTWRWKECPETPSEEPSTSKAAPKQRRIREFFVKWADMSYWHCDWITELQLDVFHPLMFRNYSRKYDMDEPPKLEEPLDESDSRVKRLKEQDVATNRDEYNLEERFYRYGVRPEWLVVHRVINHRLSRDGRATYLVKWRELGYDQATWEDEHEDIPGLKQAIEYYLDLRAANCCDGSSSRKGKKGEKSKGKKSKTRELIDDEERTPKRYTPPPDKPTTDLKKKYERQPEYLDQTGMQLHPYQLEGLNWLRYSWGQGIDTILADEMGLGKTIQTITFLYSLYKEGHCKGPFLVSVPLSTIINWEREFETWAPDFYCVTYVGDKDSRIVIRENELSFEEGAVRGGRASKIRSNQIKFNVLLTSYELISIDSACLGSIDWAVLVVDEAHRLKSNQSKFFRLLASYNIAYKLLLTGTPLQNNLEELFHLLNFLCRDKFNDLAAFQNEFADISKEEQVKKLHELLGPHMLRRLKADVLKNMPSKSEFIVRVELSPMQKKYYKYILTRNFEALNPKGGGQQVSLLNIMMDLKKCCNHPYLFPAASQEAPTAPNGSYETSALIKAAGKLVLLSKMLKKLRDDGHRVLIFSQMTKMLDILEDYLEGEGYKYERIDGNITGAQRQEAIDRFNAPGAQQFVFLLSTRAGGLGINLATADTVIIYDSDWNPHNDIQAFSRAHRIGQANKVMIYRFVTRNSVEERVTQVAKRKMMLTHLVVRPGMGGKGANFSKQELDDILRFGTEELFKEEEGKEDEAIHYDDKAVAELLDRSKEGIEQKENWANEYLSSFKVASYVTKEGETEEEADTEIIKQEAENTDPAYWIKLLRHHYEQQQEDIARTLGKGKRIRKQVNYNDGGVTGDQSTRDDQPWQENLSDYNSDFSAPSDDDKEDDDFDEKGDGDLLSRRSRRRLERRDEKDRPLPPLLARVNGNIEVLGFNARQRKAFLNAIMRYGMPPQDAFNSQCILSHFRLVRDLRGKSEKNFKAYVSLFMRHLCEPGADNAETFADGVPREGLSRQHVLTRIGVMSLIRKKVQEFEHINGYYSMPEMIRKPVEPVKIEGGGEGATGTSSTSATPATSNAPSPSPAATPTPTAIPGSANTDSNKSNSDTSEVKECKEVPKDKESVDAKDVEESKESKEEEENNAEKDKDKEDIKKEEKDTEGETQDKEKDKVDATDEKLVTKHDEKVDNSESKTKQDSEEDVVIVKDDEEETEKREEKDNKDKDIKDCDSETIKPKRKFMFNIADGGFTELHTLWLNEEKAAVPGREYEIWHRRHDYWLLAGIVTHGYGRWQDIQNDIRFAIINEPFKMDVGKGNFLEIKNKFLARRFKLLEQALVIEEQLRRAAYLNLTQDPNHPAMSLNARFAEVECLAESHQHLSKESLAGNKPANAVLHKVLNQLEELLSDMKSDVSRLPATLARIPPVAQRLQMSERSILSRLAATAPGGSSSQSGQAALLAQQFPAGFSGGQLPATFAGAANFGNFRPQYSVPGQPPQGFTA
- the LOC126874264 gene encoding chromodomain-helicase-DNA-binding protein Mi-2 homolog isoform X6, producing the protein MAKYLSVPCRRGTVMENSSFDGEDDIDETGGQVSNVNQQVDGSSDAEESQRLEEDDDYEPEERKKKKGKKRKARSEDKKGKKKKKKKKSDSGDESDFGGGGETGDVAGDDSDYAGNRKSRKSSSRKSSSHNAPAPPSQEPTTGMPTIEEVCNTFGLTDVQIEYTDADFQNLTTYKLFQQHVRPLLAKENPKVPMSKLMMLVAAKWRDFSELNPHTQPDADVSSANVDEDSRNARANRGGAVQEGEDEEDDDEDSDRKRKSRGSRAKKGKKASKVPTLKIKLGKRKRGSSDEEAEGSGVGTDRDSDMEFEQMLADAEEPTGADGTNKGNAEESGVEPPAEPPVRRKAKTKIGNKTKKKKKTKTTSKFPDGEEGLQTDHQDYCEVCQQGGEIILCDTCPRAYHLVCLEPELEETPEGKWSCPHCEGEGAAEDDDEHMEFCRICKDGGELLCCDSCTSAYHTHCLNPPLSEIPDGDWKCPRCSCPPIRGKVAKILTWRWKECPETPSEEPSTSKAAPKQRRIREFFVKWADMSYWHCDWITELQLDVFHPLMFRNYSRKYDMDEPPKLEEPLDESDSRVKRLKEQDVATNRDEYNLEERFYRYGVRPEWLVVHRVINHRLSRDGRATYLVKWRELGYDQATWEDEHEDIPGLKQAIEYYLDLRAANCCDGSSSRKGKKGKGKKSKTRELIDDEERTPKRYTPPPDKPTTDLKKKYERQPEYLDQTGMQLHPYQLEGLNWLRYSWGQGIDTILADEMGLGKTIQTITFLYSLYKEGHCKGPFLVSVPLSTIINWEREFETWAPDFYCVTYVGDKDSRIVIRENELSFEEGAVRGGRASKIRSNQIKFNVLLTSYELISIDSACLGSIDWAVLVVDEAHRLKSNQSKFFRLLASYNIAYKLLLTGTPLQNNLEELFHLLNFLCRDKFNDLAAFQNEFADISKEEQVKKLHELLGPHMLRRLKADVLKNMPSKSEFIVRVELSPMQKKYYKYILTRNFEALNPKGGGQQVSLLNIMMDLKKCCNHPYLFPAASQEAPTAPNGSYETSALIKAAGKLVLLSKMLKKLRDDGHRVLIFSQMTKMLDILEDYLEGEGYKYERIDGNITGAQRQEAIDRFNAPGAQQFVFLLSTRAGGLGINLATADTVIIYDSDWNPHNDIQAFSRAHRIGQANKVMIYRFVTRNSVEERVTQVAKRKMMLTHLVVRPGMGGKGANFSKQELDDILRFGTEELFKEEEGKEDEAIHYDDKAVAELLDRSKEGIEQKENWANEYLSSFKVASYVTKEGETEEEADTEIIKQEAENTDPAYWIKLLRHHYEQQQEDIARTLGKGKRIRKQVNYNDGGVTGDQSTRDDQPWQENLSDYNSDFSAPSDDDKEDDDFDEKGDGDLLSRRSRRRLERRDEKDRPLPPLLARVNGNIEVLGFNARQRKAFLNAIMRYGMPPQDAFNSQWLVRDLRGKSEKNFKAYVSLFMRHLCEPGADNAETFADGVPREGLSRQHVLTRIGVMSLIRKKVQEFEHINGYYSMPEMIRKPVEPVKIEGGGEGATGTSSTSATPATSNAPSPSPAATPTPTAIPGSANTDSNKSNSDTSEVKECKEVPKDKESVDAKDVEESKESKEEEENNAEKDKDKEDIKKEEKDTEGETQDKEKDKVDATDEKLVTKHDEKVDNSESKTKQDSEEDVVIVKDDEEETEKREEKDNKDKDIKDCDSETIKPKRKFMFNIADGGFTELHTLWLNEEKAAVPGREYEIWHRRHDYWLLAGIVTHGYGRWQDIQNDIRFAIINEPFKMDVGKGNFLEIKNKFLARRFKLLEQALVIEEQLRRAAYLNLTQDPNHPAMSLNARFAEVECLAESHQHLSKESLAGNKPANAVLHKVLNQLEELLSDMKSDVSRLPATLARIPPVAQRLQMSERSILSRLAATAPGGSSSQSGQAALLAQQFPAGFSGGQLPATFAGAANFGNFRPQYSVPGQPPQGFTA
- the LOC126874264 gene encoding chromodomain-helicase-DNA-binding protein Mi-2 homolog isoform X7, with the translated sequence MASDEEVDESYAGEDDIDETGGQVSNVNQQVDGSSDAEESQRLEEDDDYEPEERKKKKGKKRKARSEDKKGKKKKKKKKSDSGDESDFGGGGETGDVAGDDSDYAGNRKSRKSSSRKSSSHNAPAPPSQEPTTGMPTIEEVCNTFGLTDVQIEYTDADFQNLTTYKLFQQHVRPLLAKENPKVPMSKLMMLVAAKWRDFSELNPHTQPDADVSSANVDEDSRNARANRGGAVQEGEDEEDDDEDSDRKRKSRGSRAKKGKKASKVPTLKIKLGKRKRGSSDEEAEGSGVGTDRDSDMEFEQMLADAEEPTGADGTNKGNAEESGVEPPAEPPVRRKAKTKIGNKTKKKKKTKTTSKFPDGEEGLQTDHQDYCEVCQQGGEIILCDTCPRAYHLVCLEPELEETPEGKWSCPHCEGEGIAGAAEDDDEHMEFCRICKDGGELLCCDSCTSAYHTHCLNPPLSEIPDGDWKCPRCSCPPIRGKVAKILTWRWKECPETPSEEPSTSKAAPKQRRIREFFVKWADMSYWHCDWITELQLDVFHPLMFRNYSRKYDMDEPPKLEEPLDESDSRVKRLKEQDVATNRDEYNLEERFYRYGVRPEWLVVHRVINHRLSRDGRATYLVKWRELGYDQATWEDEHEDIPGLKQAIEYYLDLRAANCCDGSSSRKGKKGKGKKSKTRELIDDEERTPKRYTPPPDKPTTDLKKKYERQPEYLDQTGMQLHPYQLEGLNWLRYSWGQGIDTILADEMGLGKTIQTITFLYSLYKEGHCKGPFLVSVPLSTIINWEREFETWAPDFYCVTYVGDKDSRIVIRENELSFEEGAVRGGRASKIRSNQIKFNVLLTSYELISIDSACLGSIDWAVLVVDEAHRLKSNQSKFFRLLASYNIAYKLLLTGTPLQNNLEELFHLLNFLCRDKFNDLAAFQNEFADISKEEQVKKLHELLGPHMLRRLKADVLKNMPSKSEFIVRVELSPMQKKYYKYILTRNFEALNPKGGGQQVSLLNIMMDLKKCCNHPYLFPAASQEAPTAPNGSYETSALIKAAGKLVLLSKMLKKLRDDGHRVLIFSQMTKMLDILEDYLEGEGYKYERIDGNITGAQRQEAIDRFNAPGAQQFVFLLSTRAGGLGINLATADTVIIYDSDWNPHNDIQAFSRAHRIGQANKVMIYRFVTRNSVEERVTQVAKRKMMLTHLVVRPGMGGKGANFSKQELDDILRFGTEELFKEEEGKEDEAIHYDDKAVAELLDRSKEGIEQKENWANEYLSSFKVASYVTKEGETEEEADTEIIKQEAENTDPAYWIKLLRHHYEQQQEDIARTLGKGKRIRKQVNYNDGGVTGDQSTRDDQPWQENLSDYNSDFSAPSDDDKEDDDFDEKGDGDLLSRRSRRRLERRDEKDRPLPPLLARVNGNIEVLGFNARQRKAFLNAIMRYGMPPQDAFNSQCILSHFRLVRDLRGKSEKNFKAYVSLFMRHLCEPGADNAETFADGVPREGLSRQHVLTRIGVMSLIRKKVQEFEHINGYYSMPEMIRKPVEPVKIEGGGEGATGTSSTSATPATSNAPSPSPAATPTPTAIPGSANTDSNKSNSDTSEVKECKEVPKDKESVDAKDVEESKESKEEEENNAEKDKDKEDIKKEEKDTEGETQDKEKDKVDATDEKLVTKHDEKVDNSESKTKQDSEEDVVIVKDDEEETEKREEKDNKDKDIKDCDSETIKPKRKFMFNIADGGFTELHTLWLNEEKAAVPGREYEIWHRRHDYWLLAGIVTHGYGRWQDIQNDIRFAIINEPFKMDVGKGNFLEIKNKFLARRFKLLEQALVIEEQLRRAAYLNLTQDPNHPAMSLNARFAEVECLAESHQHLSKESLAGNKPANAVLHKVLNQLEELLSDMKSDVSRLPATLARIPPVAQRLQMSERSILSRLAATAPGGSSSQSGQAALLAQQFPAGFSGGQLPATFAGAANFGNFRPQYSVPGQPPQGFTA
- the LOC126874264 gene encoding chromodomain-helicase-DNA-binding protein Mi-2 homolog isoform X3; translation: MAKYLSVPCRRGTVMENSSFDGEDDIDETGGQVSNVNQQVDGSSDAEESQRLEEDDDYEPEERKKKKGKKRKARSEDKKGKKKKKKKKSDSGDESDFGGGGETGDVAGDDSDYAGNRKSRKSSSRKSSSHNAPAPPSQEPTTGMPTIEEVCNTFGLTDVQIEYTDADFQNLTTYKLFQQHVRPLLAKENPKVPMSKLMMLVAAKWRDFSELNPHTQPDADVSSANVDEDSRNARANRGGAVQEGEDEEDDDEDSDRKRKSRGSRAKKGKKASKVPTLKIKLGKRKRGSSDEEAEGSGVGTDRDSDMEFEQMLADAEEPTGADGTNKGNAEESGVEPPAEPPVRRKAKTKIGNKTKKKKKTKTTSKFPDGEEGLQTDHQDYCEVCQQGGEIILCDTCPRAYHLVCLEPELEETPEGKWSCPHCEGEGAAEDDDEHMEFCRICKDGGELLCCDSCTSAYHTHCLNPPLSEIPDGDWKCPRCSCPPIRGKVAKILTWRWKECPETPSEEPSTSKAAPKQRRIREFFVKWADMSYWHCDWITELQLDVFHPLMFRNYSRKYDMDEPPKLEEPLDESDSRVKRLKEQDVATNRDEYNLEERFYRYGVRPEWLVVHRVINHRLSRDGRATYLVKWRELGYDQATWEDEHEDIPGLKQAIEYYLDLRAANCCDGSSSRKGKKGEKSKGKKSKTRELIDDEERTPKRYTPPPDKPTTDLKKKYERQPEYLDQTGMQLHPYQLEGLNWLRYSWGQGIDTILADEMGLGKTIQTITFLYSLYKEGHCKGPFLVSVPLSTIINWEREFETWAPDFYCVTYVGDKDSRIVIRENELSFEEGAVRGGRASKIRSNQIKFNVLLTSYELISIDSACLGSIDWAVLVVDEAHRLKSNQSKFFRLLASYNIAYKLLLTGTPLQNNLEELFHLLNFLCRDKFNDLAAFQNEFADISKEEQVKKLHELLGPHMLRRLKADVLKNMPSKSEFIVRVELSPMQKKYYKYILTRNFEALNPKGGGQQVSLLNIMMDLKKCCNHPYLFPAASQEAPTAPNGSYETSALIKAAGKLVLLSKMLKKLRDDGHRVLIFSQMTKMLDILEDYLEGEGYKYERIDGNITGAQRQEAIDRFNAPGAQQFVFLLSTRAGGLGINLATADTVIIYDSDWNPHNDIQAFSRAHRIGQANKVMIYRFVTRNSVEERVTQVAKRKMMLTHLVVRPGMGGKGANFSKQELDDILRFGTEELFKEEEGKEDEAIHYDDKAVAELLDRSKEGIEQKENWANEYLSSFKVASYVTKEGETEEEADTEIIKQEAENTDPAYWIKLLRHHYEQQQEDIARTLGKGKRIRKQVNYNDGGVTGDQSTRDDQPWQENLSDYNSDFSAPSDDDKEDDDFDEKGDGDLLSRRSRRRLERRDEKDRPLPPLLARVNGNIEVLGFNARQRKAFLNAIMRYGMPPQDAFNSQWLVRDLRGKSEKNFKAYVSLFMRHLCEPGADNAETFADGVPREGLSRQHVLTRIGVMSLIRKKVQEFEHINGYYSMPEMIRKPVEPVKIEGGGEGATGTSSTSATPATSNAPSPSPAATPTPTAIPGSANTDSNKSNSDTSEVKECKEVPKDKESVDAKDVEESKESKEEEENNAEKDKDKEDIKKEEKDTEGETQDKEKDKVDATDEKLVTKHDEKVDNSESKTKQDSEEDVVIVKDDEEETEKREVLASSMLNQYNLFETINKISNITLRILILQEKDNKDKDIKDCDSETIKPKRKFMFNIADGGFTELHTLWLNEEKAAVPGREYEIWHRRHDYWLLAGIVTHGYGRWQDIQNDIRFAIINEPFKMDVGKGNFLEIKNKFLARRFKLLEQALVIEEQLRRAAYLNLTQDPNHPAMSLNARFAEVECLAESHQHLSKESLAGNKPANAVLHKVLNQLEELLSDMKSDVSRLPATLARIPPVAQRLQMSERSILSRLAATAPGGSSSQSGQAALLAQQFPAGFSGGQLPATFAGAANFGNFRPQYSVPGQPPQGFTA
- the LOC126874264 gene encoding chromodomain-helicase-DNA-binding protein Mi-2 homolog isoform X1 is translated as MAKYLSVPCRRGTVMENSSFDGEDDIDETGGQVSNVNQQVDGSSDAEESQRLEEDDDYEPEERKKKKGKKRKARSEDKKGKKKKKKKKSDSGDESDFGGGGETGDVAGDDSDYAGNRKSRKSSSRKSSSHNAPAPPSQEPTTGMPTIEEVCNTFGLTDVQIEYTDADFQNLTTYKLFQQHVRPLLAKENPKVPMSKLMMLVAAKWRDFSELNPHTQPDADVSSANVDEDSRNARANRGGAVQEGEDEEDDDEDSDRKRKSRGSRAKKGKKASKVPTLKIKLGKRKRGSSDEEAEGSGVGTDRDSDMEFEQMLADAEEPTGADGTNKGNAEESGVEPPAEPPVRRKAKTKIGNKTKKKKKTKTTSKFPDGEEGLQTDHQDYCEVCQQGGEIILCDTCPRAYHLVCLEPELEETPEGKWSCPHCEGEGIAGAAEDDDEHMEFCRICKDGGELLCCDSCTSAYHTHCLNPPLSEIPDGDWKCPRCSCPPIRGKVAKILTWRWKECPETPSEEPSTSKAAPKQRRIREFFVKWADMSYWHCDWITELQLDVFHPLMFRNYSRKYDMDEPPKLEEPLDESDSRVKRLKEQDVATNRDEYNLEERFYRYGVRPEWLVVHRVINHRLSRDGRATYLVKWRELGYDQATWEDEHEDIPGLKQAIEYYLDLRAANCCDGSSSRKGKKGEKSKGKKSKTRELIDDEERTPKRYTPPPDKPTTDLKKKYERQPEYLDQTGMQLHPYQLEGLNWLRYSWGQGIDTILADEMGLGKTIQTITFLYSLYKEGHCKGPFLVSVPLSTIINWEREFETWAPDFYCVTYVGDKDSRIVIRENELSFEEGAVRGGRASKIRSNQIKFNVLLTSYELISIDSACLGSIDWAVLVVDEAHRLKSNQSKFFRLLASYNIAYKLLLTGTPLQNNLEELFHLLNFLCRDKFNDLAAFQNEFADISKEEQVKKLHELLGPHMLRRLKADVLKNMPSKSEFIVRVELSPMQKKYYKYILTRNFEALNPKGGGQQVSLLNIMMDLKKCCNHPYLFPAASQEAPTAPNGSYETSALIKAAGKLVLLSKMLKKLRDDGHRVLIFSQMTKMLDILEDYLEGEGYKYERIDGNITGAQRQEAIDRFNAPGAQQFVFLLSTRAGGLGINLATADTVIIYDSDWNPHNDIQAFSRAHRIGQANKVMIYRFVTRNSVEERVTQVAKRKMMLTHLVVRPGMGGKGANFSKQELDDILRFGTEELFKEEEGKEDEAIHYDDKAVAELLDRSKEGIEQKENWANEYLSSFKVASYVTKEGETEEEADTEIIKQEAENTDPAYWIKLLRHHYEQQQEDIARTLGKGKRIRKQVNYNDGGVTGDQSTRDDQPWQENLSDYNSDFSAPSDDDKEDDDFDEKGDGDLLSRRSRRRLERRDEKDRPLPPLLARVNGNIEVLGFNARQRKAFLNAIMRYGMPPQDAFNSQWLVRDLRGKSEKNFKAYVSLFMRHLCEPGADNAETFADGVPREGLSRQHVLTRIGVMSLIRKKVQEFEHINGYYSMPEMIRKPVEPVKIEGGGEGATGTSSTSATPATSNAPSPSPAATPTPTAIPGSANTDSNKSNSDTSEVKECKEVPKDKESVDAKDVEESKESKEEEENNAEKDKDKEDIKKEEKDTEGETQDKEKDKVDATDEKLVTKHDEKVDNSESKTKQDSEEDVVIVKDDEEETEKREVLASSMLNQYNLFETINKISNITLRILILQEKDNKDKDIKDCDSETIKPKRKFMFNIADGGFTELHTLWLNEEKAAVPGREYEIWHRRHDYWLLAGIVTHGYGRWQDIQNDIRFAIINEPFKMDVGKGNFLEIKNKFLARRFKLLEQALVIEEQLRRAAYLNLTQDPNHPAMSLNARFAEVECLAESHQHLSKESLAGNKPANAVLHKVLNQLEELLSDMKSDVSRLPATLARIPPVAQRLQMSERSILSRLAATAPGGSSSQSGQAALLAQQFPAGFSGGQLPATFAGAANFGNFRPQYSVPGQPPQGFTA